The proteins below are encoded in one region of Syntrophotalea carbinolica DSM 2380:
- the lpxB gene encoding lipid-A-disaccharide synthase, with translation MHEVKQPRRIMVVTGEASGDLHGAHLIEAAGKVDPGLSFFGVGGACMAKAGCEILIPGEDLAVMGLVEVLGHFPTIWRAFRKLKKILHGPQRPDALVLIDFAEFNLLLAAQAKKAGVPVLYYVSPQVWAWRRGRVRRIASVVDRLAAIFPFEPELYQGLDIDVEYVGHPLLDEFAITCERDAFLRRLGLDPARQVIGLFPGSRKNELKYIAETILQSAVKLREKHPDAQFLLPVASSFRRQDIEALVAPYGLPVTVVDEPIYDVINACDAVISVSGTVTLQVALVGTPMAIVYKMAPLSFAIGKRLIRVPHIGLANIVAGRGVVKEFIQEDATPAMISREIDAILTDAEYNRSIRGGLATVQQRMGEGGCAARVARMVSELCREIPGKERMV, from the coding sequence ATGCATGAAGTCAAACAACCGCGACGCATTATGGTCGTGACCGGAGAGGCTTCCGGCGATTTGCATGGCGCCCATCTTATCGAGGCCGCAGGCAAGGTGGACCCCGGTTTATCTTTCTTCGGCGTCGGTGGTGCATGCATGGCGAAAGCCGGGTGCGAGATTCTGATCCCCGGCGAAGATCTGGCGGTCATGGGGTTGGTCGAGGTGCTTGGTCATTTCCCGACCATATGGCGTGCTTTTCGAAAATTGAAGAAGATCTTGCACGGGCCGCAGCGACCCGATGCCCTGGTTCTTATCGATTTTGCGGAATTCAATCTGTTGCTGGCCGCTCAGGCAAAAAAGGCCGGAGTGCCGGTGCTTTATTATGTCAGTCCGCAGGTTTGGGCATGGCGGCGCGGGCGGGTGCGCCGCATCGCTTCGGTGGTCGATCGTCTGGCCGCCATTTTTCCGTTTGAGCCTGAACTCTACCAGGGGCTGGATATCGATGTCGAGTATGTCGGTCACCCGTTACTCGATGAGTTTGCCATCACTTGCGAGCGGGATGCTTTTTTGCGGCGCCTGGGTCTTGACCCCGCCCGGCAGGTGATAGGCCTGTTTCCGGGCAGCCGAAAAAACGAGCTTAAGTATATCGCCGAAACCATTCTGCAGTCGGCGGTCAAGTTGCGGGAGAAACACCCCGATGCGCAATTCCTGCTGCCGGTAGCTTCCAGCTTCCGCCGTCAGGACATCGAAGCTCTTGTGGCTCCCTACGGTCTGCCTGTCACCGTGGTCGACGAGCCTATTTACGATGTCATAAATGCTTGTGATGCTGTCATTAGCGTATCCGGTACCGTTACCCTGCAGGTCGCTCTGGTCGGTACCCCCATGGCTATCGTCTACAAAATGGCACCGCTTAGTTTCGCTATTGGAAAACGTTTGATCCGGGTTCCCCACATCGGGCTTGCCAATATCGTGGCAGGCCGGGGCGTGGTCAAAGAATTCATTCAGGAAGACGCGACGCCGGCCATGATTTCACGGGAGATTGACGCCATACTGACAGATGCCGAGTACAACCGCAGCATACGCGGCGGCCTCGCCACCGTTCAACAGCGGATGGGAGAGGGTGGTTGCGCTGCACGGGTAGCTCGTATGGTTTCGGAGCTTTGCCGTGAGATTCCAGGTAAGGAGCGTATGGTTTGA
- a CDS encoding 3-deoxy-D-manno-octulosonic acid transferase: protein MYLLYDLIWLVAATVLIPWYLLRRFCGGKNRKGLRERFGWYAPHRLAPLQGRPVLWLHAVSVGETRAAVSLIRALKQTYPEHALVLTNVTETGHAIACDIDEVDLSLFFPFDISWAVRRVLRQIRPDIVVIVETEIWPNLVRCAKRASIPMVLVNGRISDRSFPRYLKVRFLLRAILNRFDALCMQTRQDQQRMLALGASEGHVAVTGNLKFDMSCDGVGALTPEALRLAYKLSTETLVWVAGSTHPGEEEKILHAFHEVRRQGVALTLVLAPRHPGRAQEVGELLDSHGLTWVVRTSLDKYGDVLKDGAVLLVDTVGELLKLYAAADVVFVGGSLAPVGGHNVLEAALLKKPVLFGPHMQNFREIARLLTEAGGGKMVAEQELVDELVRLLTDPEARKTMGAIGYDLLLQHTGATERTVQVIRRVLSAEV, encoded by the coding sequence GTGTACCTGCTTTACGATCTGATCTGGCTTGTCGCAGCCACGGTTCTAATCCCATGGTATCTGTTGCGCAGATTCTGTGGAGGCAAAAACCGGAAAGGTCTTCGCGAACGCTTCGGTTGGTATGCCCCTCATCGTCTGGCCCCCTTACAGGGGCGTCCGGTGCTTTGGCTGCATGCCGTTTCCGTAGGGGAGACCCGCGCCGCGGTGTCTTTGATTCGTGCCCTTAAACAGACCTATCCCGAACATGCCCTGGTCCTTACCAACGTTACGGAAACCGGCCATGCCATTGCCTGCGATATCGACGAAGTCGATCTGAGCCTGTTTTTCCCTTTCGATATATCATGGGCGGTGCGGCGTGTCTTGCGGCAGATCAGACCTGATATTGTCGTCATCGTCGAAACGGAAATCTGGCCCAATCTGGTGCGGTGCGCCAAGCGGGCCTCGATCCCCATGGTACTCGTCAACGGGCGGATTTCGGATCGGTCCTTTCCCCGTTATCTCAAAGTACGGTTTTTGCTGCGGGCCATTCTGAATCGGTTCGATGCGTTGTGTATGCAGACCCGGCAGGATCAGCAACGTATGCTGGCACTCGGTGCCAGCGAGGGGCATGTCGCCGTTACGGGCAATCTTAAGTTCGACATGTCCTGTGACGGGGTCGGGGCATTGACGCCCGAAGCATTACGGCTTGCCTACAAATTATCCACGGAAACACTGGTGTGGGTGGCAGGAAGTACCCATCCCGGCGAAGAAGAGAAAATCCTGCATGCCTTCCATGAAGTTCGAAGACAGGGCGTTGCCTTGACGCTGGTTTTGGCCCCGCGGCATCCCGGCAGGGCCCAGGAGGTCGGAGAGTTGCTCGACAGCCATGGGCTGACCTGGGTCGTGCGTACTTCGCTGGATAAGTATGGCGATGTCCTGAAGGATGGGGCTGTCCTGCTGGTCGATACCGTTGGCGAGTTGTTGAAACTCTATGCGGCTGCGGATGTCGTATTTGTCGGGGGTAGTCTGGCCCCGGTGGGCGGGCATAATGTCCTGGAAGCGGCGTTGTTGAAAAAACCGGTGTTGTTCGGACCGCACATGCAGAATTTCCGTGAAATCGCGCGGTTGTTGACCGAGGCCGGTGGCGGCAAAATGGTCGCGGAACAGGAGCTGGTTGATGAACTGGTGCGGTTGTTGACCGATCCTGAAGCCAGAAAGACGATGGGCGCGATCGGATACGATCTATTGCTGCAGCATACCGGCGCCACGGAACGCACGGTGCAGGTTATCCGGCGTGTTTTGAGCGCTGAAGTATGA
- the waaC gene encoding lipopolysaccharide heptosyltransferase I — protein sequence MRVLIVKISALGDVVHALPVLAYLKEAHPEIKIDWLVEEGFAPLIEGHPMLRRVYRLGLKRWRREGWRSVLAGVKSTVHELRNERYDMVLDLQGNCKSGLFTLLCGAPRRYGFSFSGVREWPNLLATNRRVVLTAADHHISDRSLAVAREAFPVGNARSAAGPLHVTPQARTAVEKQLGSFNMNGPSLVVLQYGTTWETKLWPLDSWQRLARTLCTEDNLRPVLIWGNEAERDAAEAIYRATDGQAVIWPRGTLQELAALLERADLVIGGDTGPIHIAAALDTPTVSIFRVTDGSRNGPRGPLHIRLQSPLECSPCLQKSCPRDAECGHSITVNQVLDATRKQLKRQGQQ from the coding sequence ATGAGAGTGCTGATTGTTAAAATCAGTGCCCTGGGCGATGTGGTGCATGCGTTACCGGTGCTCGCCTATCTCAAGGAGGCCCATCCGGAGATCAAGATCGACTGGTTGGTCGAAGAAGGCTTCGCACCGCTGATCGAAGGCCACCCGATGTTGCGGCGGGTTTACCGTCTTGGACTCAAGCGCTGGCGGCGCGAGGGCTGGAGATCCGTTCTCGCAGGCGTTAAGTCCACAGTGCACGAGTTGCGTAACGAGCGTTACGATATGGTTCTCGATTTGCAGGGGAACTGTAAAAGTGGTCTCTTTACTTTGCTATGCGGTGCTCCCCGGCGGTACGGATTTTCTTTCAGTGGCGTGCGGGAATGGCCGAACCTGCTTGCGACCAATCGCAGGGTTGTATTGACTGCCGCCGACCATCATATCAGTGATCGTTCCCTGGCGGTGGCACGCGAGGCGTTTCCTGTCGGCAATGCGCGTTCCGCGGCGGGGCCTTTGCACGTGACACCTCAGGCACGTACAGCGGTGGAGAAGCAGCTCGGTTCATTTAATATGAATGGCCCATCGCTGGTTGTCCTGCAATACGGAACGACCTGGGAAACCAAACTCTGGCCCCTTGATTCCTGGCAGCGATTGGCTCGCACGCTCTGTACGGAAGATAACCTGCGACCGGTATTGATATGGGGCAACGAGGCCGAACGTGACGCCGCCGAGGCCATTTACCGGGCTACCGATGGACAGGCCGTGATCTGGCCGCGCGGCACTTTACAGGAACTTGCCGCGCTCCTGGAGAGAGCCGATTTAGTGATCGGAGGCGATACCGGTCCGATTCATATTGCTGCCGCCCTCGACACTCCTACCGTGTCGATTTTCAGAGTGACGGACGGATCCCGAAACGGGCCGCGTGGGCCACTTCACATACGTTTGCAGAGTCCCCTGGAATGTTCGCCTTGTCTTCAGAAATCATGTCCAAGGGATGCGGAATGCGGACATAGCATTACCGTTAACCAGGTGCTGGACGCCACACGCAAACAACTCAAAAGACAGGGCCAACAATGA
- the lpxK gene encoding tetraacyldisaccharide 4'-kinase, whose translation MTKLALFYRHLAVKGPCSPLEWLIFAFLLPLGWLYGAVMRLRALFYRIGWFDAYCADVPVISVGNLSVGGTGKTPVVDYLIRYCRSLDKRVAVVSRGYAGGKGAALRVVCAGQGPILDVQQAGDEPWLLARRNPAAIVIVAPHRAQGVRHAVENLGAEVVLLDDGFQHLAVSRDFDLVLLDALRPFGNGQVLPAGLLREPVSALRRGDLFVLTRCPEDLAGTADVPGPVVHCRHILEESAVDLDGEVRSLRELAGLRGIAFAGIAEPEGFFRELQSHGLTLTRTLHFSDHAAYDERAAILLKDAAKSGDYFITTEKDAVKLAHMTLPLPCFQVPLRLMFVETGQLEQKLSPIISNQR comes from the coding sequence ATGACAAAGCTGGCTCTATTTTATCGGCATCTGGCAGTCAAGGGTCCGTGTTCCCCGCTGGAATGGCTGATCTTTGCATTTTTGCTGCCGCTGGGATGGCTTTATGGTGCAGTCATGCGCCTGCGGGCCTTGTTCTACCGCATCGGCTGGTTTGATGCCTATTGTGCGGATGTTCCGGTTATTTCCGTCGGTAATCTGAGCGTGGGGGGGACCGGGAAAACGCCGGTTGTCGATTACCTGATCCGCTATTGCCGGTCGCTGGATAAGCGCGTGGCGGTTGTCAGCCGCGGTTATGCCGGCGGCAAAGGGGCCGCGCTGCGTGTTGTCTGCGCCGGGCAGGGTCCAATACTCGATGTTCAGCAGGCCGGCGATGAACCCTGGTTGCTGGCCCGTCGCAATCCCGCAGCCATTGTTATCGTCGCGCCGCATCGTGCTCAAGGGGTGCGTCATGCGGTTGAAAATCTCGGTGCCGAGGTGGTGTTGCTGGATGACGGTTTTCAGCATCTGGCCGTGTCCAGAGATTTTGACCTGGTACTGCTCGATGCCTTGCGGCCTTTCGGTAATGGGCAGGTATTGCCGGCCGGGCTTTTGCGCGAGCCAGTCTCTGCGCTGAGGCGGGGTGACCTGTTTGTTTTGACGCGCTGTCCGGAAGATTTGGCCGGTACAGCGGATGTGCCCGGTCCCGTGGTGCATTGCCGGCATATTTTGGAAGAGAGCGCTGTCGATCTGGATGGCGAAGTTCGAAGTCTGCGGGAATTGGCCGGGCTGCGTGGCATCGCTTTTGCGGGTATCGCCGAGCCCGAGGGTTTTTTTCGTGAGCTCCAAAGCCATGGTTTAACTTTGACCCGGACGCTGCATTTTTCGGATCATGCCGCCTATGATGAGCGGGCGGCGATCCTTTTAAAGGATGCGGCAAAGTCGGGGGATTATTTTATTACCACGGAAAAAGACGCCGTCAAGTTGGCGCACATGACATTACCGTTACCCTGTTTTCAGGTGCCGTTGCGGTTGATGTTTGTTGAAACTGGTCAACTGGAACAAAAGCTATCCCCCATTATCAGCAATCAGAGGTGA
- the waaF gene encoding lipopolysaccharide heptosyltransferase II, which yields MKPIDPQNIRRIMVRSTNWVGDAVMTTPAMADLRKAFPDAEIVVVANPLVAQLFTWHPYCDRVLVYDKKGPHKGFAGLWKFARQLSRENFDMAVLLQNAIEAAIMAALAGIPRRVGYRTDARRLLLTHGVAVGAEQKRLHHTEYYRHMLGHICPGQGDGRLRLACSEAEQSWVRETLGDDRWVAINPGAAYGSAKRWLPERFAAVADGLVEEFGLRVVLTGGPGEKEIGRDIAQAMRAPALNLIGETSVRQLMAVLEACRLMITNDSGPMHVAAAFDVPIVAVFGPTDHTTTSPWTQDCRIVRKSIDCAPCLLRQCPTDHRCMRAISPEDVLTAARQLLGDVS from the coding sequence TTGAAACCGATCGATCCTCAAAACATTCGGCGTATCATGGTGCGATCGACCAACTGGGTTGGCGATGCCGTCATGACCACGCCGGCTATGGCCGATCTTAGGAAGGCCTTTCCCGACGCTGAAATCGTCGTTGTTGCCAATCCTCTGGTGGCTCAACTGTTTACCTGGCACCCCTATTGCGATCGTGTGCTGGTTTACGACAAAAAAGGGCCTCACAAAGGGTTTGCCGGATTGTGGAAATTCGCACGGCAACTCAGTAGGGAAAACTTCGATATGGCCGTTTTGCTGCAAAACGCCATCGAAGCGGCCATTATGGCTGCTCTGGCCGGCATACCGCGACGGGTCGGATACCGCACCGATGCGCGGCGTTTACTTTTAACCCACGGTGTCGCCGTGGGGGCCGAGCAGAAACGTTTGCATCATACAGAATATTACCGTCATATGCTTGGCCATATCTGCCCGGGGCAGGGTGACGGTCGCCTGCGTCTTGCGTGCAGCGAGGCGGAGCAGTCCTGGGTAAGGGAGACTCTCGGGGACGATCGTTGGGTAGCCATTAATCCCGGTGCCGCTTATGGCTCCGCCAAACGTTGGTTGCCCGAGCGGTTCGCCGCGGTTGCCGATGGTCTTGTCGAGGAATTCGGTTTGCGGGTGGTGTTGACCGGCGGACCCGGCGAGAAGGAAATCGGCCGGGATATCGCGCAGGCCATGCGTGCCCCGGCACTGAATCTGATTGGCGAAACATCCGTGCGGCAGTTGATGGCGGTACTGGAGGCCTGTCGGCTGATGATTACCAACGATTCGGGGCCTATGCACGTAGCGGCTGCTTTCGATGTGCCCATCGTGGCGGTGTTCGGCCCGACCGATCATACCACCACTTCACCCTGGACTCAGGATTGTCGCATCGTACGTAAATCCATCGATTGCGCCCCCTGTCTGCTCCGGCAGTGTCCGACCGATCATCGTTGTATGCGGGCCATTTCGCCCGAAGATGTACTGACCGCTGCACGTCAGCTCCTGGGAGATGTCTCATGA
- a CDS encoding lipopolysaccharide kinase InaA family protein, with protein sequence MTVTEEARSALEAAGLTRFNDFMGYAGGTHICHKRGRSTVRLQIGERAFFLKRNRFHWVEFLKGISRLRLPVRGALREWRNIAKVRAVGVPTVMAVAFGERPLLGIETCSFSMTEELYDCLPLDQVLNTGFSGALSREQRQRKRGFIRQLGELARRLHENGLYHQDFYLSHFFLGPDDVLHLIDLQRVLSNPLRAGHFRIKDLAQLNYAAGRVSCLSRTDRLRFLSAYFGHSHLTVPERKLVKAVLAKTARIARHDIKLLARRRRRGELP encoded by the coding sequence ATGACTGTCACCGAGGAAGCCCGATCCGCGCTCGAGGCCGCCGGTCTTACCCGTTTTAATGATTTTATGGGATATGCGGGAGGTACGCATATCTGCCATAAGCGGGGTCGCTCCACTGTGCGTTTGCAGATCGGCGAGCGGGCTTTTTTTCTCAAGCGTAACCGGTTTCACTGGGTTGAATTTTTAAAGGGGATCTCGCGTCTGCGTCTGCCGGTTCGCGGGGCGCTTCGCGAGTGGCGCAATATTGCCAAGGTGCGTGCTGTCGGCGTGCCGACGGTGATGGCTGTTGCGTTTGGTGAACGCCCCCTACTGGGGATTGAAACCTGTTCTTTCAGCATGACCGAAGAGTTGTATGATTGCCTTCCGCTGGATCAGGTGCTGAACACAGGATTTTCCGGGGCTTTATCCCGGGAGCAGCGCCAACGCAAGCGCGGTTTCATTCGTCAATTGGGGGAGCTTGCTCGCCGTTTGCATGAGAATGGCCTCTATCATCAGGATTTTTATCTGAGCCATTTCTTCCTTGGTCCCGACGATGTACTGCATCTTATCGATCTGCAGCGGGTCTTGTCCAATCCTTTGCGTGCCGGTCATTTTCGTATCAAGGATCTGGCTCAACTTAACTATGCCGCCGGTCGCGTGAGCTGTCTGAGCCGAACCGATCGGTTGCGGTTTCTGTCGGCTTATTTCGGTCATTCCCACCTGACTGTTCCGGAAAGAAAGCTGGTGAAGGCTGTTCTGGCCAAGACGGCCCGTATTGCCCGACACGATATCAAGTTGCTGGCGCGTCGCCGTCGCCGCGGAGAATTACCTTAA
- a CDS encoding Trm112 family protein, whose amino-acid sequence MAISQELLEILACPQCKGAVRQVEAPESLICDRCCLKYPVEDGIPVMLVEEAQPLEDCDKVENPR is encoded by the coding sequence ATGGCGATATCTCAGGAATTACTTGAAATTCTTGCCTGTCCGCAATGTAAGGGTGCGGTTCGTCAGGTGGAGGCTCCCGAGTCGCTGATTTGCGATCGGTGTTGCCTGAAATATCCCGTTGAGGACGGCATCCCCGTGATGCTGGTTGAGGAAGCCCAGCCTCTGGAAGACTGTGACAAAGTCGAAAATCCCCGATGA
- a CDS encoding Gfo/Idh/MocA family protein, which translates to MSQLRAAVIGVGYLGRFHAQKYAALPGVELIGVVDVDQAAAENVAAEVGCRAFSDYRELLERVDLVSIVVPTRLHYQVAKDFLNAGRHVLVEKPITETVAEADELIALARQNGAVLQVGHLERFNPAIVALNGELHTPMFIESHRLTPFRGRGTDVNVVLDLMIHDIDIILNMVQADLTSISASGVPVLSEEVDIANARLEFSSGCVANVTASRVSRDAMRKVRVFQPDGYFSIDYQKRKIAVCRKGGVGMNLPGLPGITMQEKGFAESDALLDEIEAFIGAVRNGTSPVVGGEDGRRALDVALQISSHLGGMLPG; encoded by the coding sequence ATGAGTCAACTGCGGGCCGCCGTTATCGGTGTGGGATATCTGGGGCGTTTTCACGCCCAGAAATATGCGGCACTGCCCGGCGTTGAGTTAATCGGTGTGGTCGATGTCGATCAGGCCGCGGCAGAGAATGTTGCGGCCGAGGTGGGGTGTCGCGCTTTTTCCGACTATCGCGAGCTGCTTGAGCGGGTCGATCTCGTGTCGATTGTCGTGCCCACTCGCCTGCACTATCAAGTCGCCAAGGACTTTTTGAATGCGGGTCGCCATGTGCTGGTGGAAAAGCCGATTACCGAAACGGTAGCCGAGGCGGATGAGCTTATCGCCCTGGCGCGGCAGAACGGGGCTGTATTGCAGGTCGGACATCTGGAACGCTTTAATCCGGCCATTGTCGCGCTCAACGGCGAACTGCACACGCCCATGTTCATCGAATCGCATCGGCTGACACCCTTTCGCGGTCGTGGGACCGACGTCAATGTGGTTCTCGATCTGATGATTCACGATATCGACATCATTCTTAACATGGTTCAGGCCGATCTCACCTCCATTAGCGCATCGGGGGTGCCTGTGCTGTCCGAAGAGGTCGATATCGCCAATGCGCGCCTTGAATTTTCCAGCGGATGTGTTGCCAACGTCACCGCCAGCCGGGTCAGCCGGGACGCCATGCGCAAGGTGCGCGTCTTCCAGCCGGACGGATATTTCTCCATCGATTATCAGAAACGGAAAATCGCGGTGTGTCGCAAGGGTGGCGTCGGCATGAATCTGCCAGGGTTGCCCGGGATCACCATGCAGGAAAAGGGTTTTGCCGAAAGTGATGCCCTGCTGGATGAGATCGAGGCTTTCATCGGTGCCGTCAGGAACGGGACTTCACCCGTTGTCGGCGGCGAGGATGGCCGTCGTGCTCTTGACGTGGCTCTGCAGATCAGCAGTCACCTGGGTGGCATGCTTCCAGGTTGA
- a CDS encoding DegT/DnrJ/EryC1/StrS family aminotransferase: protein MSIPMVDLKGQYNSIKEEICQGLLDVLESSQFILGPQGRALEREIAAYCGVRHAFGVASGTDALHLALLAAGIGAGDEVITTAFTFIATAEAIAYVGAKPVFVDIDPATFNIDVSKIEDALTPRTRAILPVHLFGQPADLESLARLCDKHNLKMIEDCAQSFGAAYGERMTGSWGDLGCFSFFPSKNLGCYGDGGMIVTDDDQLAENIQMLRNHGSRERYYHAVVGYNSRLDDMQATILRTKMKYIDTYNRLRRENAGHYSSRLDGSGVTVPFVSGDGTHVFHQYTIRVKDREKIQKALTAQGIASAIYYPVPLHQQEVFAADCAGVSLPVTEQVAKEVLSLPMYPELKEEQIDTICRTLLAAL from the coding sequence ATGTCCATACCTATGGTTGATCTTAAAGGGCAATACAACAGCATCAAGGAAGAAATCTGCCAGGGTTTGCTCGATGTGCTTGAGTCCAGCCAGTTTATTCTCGGTCCCCAGGGCCGTGCGCTTGAACGGGAAATAGCCGCATATTGCGGTGTGCGGCATGCCTTCGGTGTGGCTTCCGGGACAGATGCCTTGCATCTTGCGTTATTGGCAGCGGGCATCGGTGCCGGTGATGAAGTGATTACCACGGCGTTTACCTTTATCGCCACCGCCGAGGCTATCGCCTATGTCGGCGCCAAGCCCGTATTCGTCGATATCGATCCGGCCACCTTCAACATCGATGTGAGCAAAATCGAAGATGCGTTGACCCCCCGTACTCGAGCCATTCTTCCGGTGCATCTGTTCGGCCAGCCCGCCGATCTTGAGAGTCTTGCCCGGTTGTGTGACAAGCATAATCTGAAGATGATAGAGGATTGTGCCCAGTCGTTTGGTGCTGCCTATGGAGAACGCATGACCGGCTCCTGGGGGGATCTCGGTTGCTTTTCCTTTTTCCCGAGTAAAAATCTCGGTTGTTACGGCGATGGCGGCATGATCGTCACCGATGACGACCAGCTTGCGGAAAATATCCAGATGCTGCGCAATCATGGCAGCCGGGAGCGCTATTATCACGCCGTTGTCGGATATAACAGCCGCCTGGATGACATGCAGGCGACGATTTTGCGCACCAAAATGAAATATATCGATACCTATAACCGGTTACGCCGTGAAAATGCCGGCCATTACAGTTCGCGCCTGGACGGTTCCGGCGTGACGGTGCCGTTTGTAAGCGGGGACGGCACCCATGTGTTCCATCAGTACACCATTCGCGTCAAGGATCGCGAAAAGATCCAGAAAGCTTTGACGGCACAAGGCATTGCGTCGGCCATCTATTATCCTGTGCCGCTTCATCAGCAGGAGGTTTTTGCCGCCGATTGCGCCGGTGTATCGCTTCCGGTTACGGAGCAGGTTGCCAAAGAGGTTCTGTCGTTGCCGATGTATCCGGAATTGAAGGAAGAACAGATTGACACCATCTGCCGTACCTTGTTGGCTGCCCTTTAG
- a CDS encoding ABC transporter ATP-binding protein, translating into MKYNPKQLYQRLWRYSKPYLPRVFLAMFASIVVSGVDVATAKLVKPFVDDVLMAADRGLANLVPIIVIGLAVCKGGGRYIQEYFIKTAGQMVVQDIRNDLYRHSMNLSMGYFSRSSTGNVMSRILNDVGALQRSAADVMVDGLRESFTLMGLTFVAFQSDWRLATIAFLVMPVSIVPASVIGRRIKENTRRGQRTMGTLTRVLQESLAGIKVIKAFGSEDRECQRFRTENKRFYHFIRKVLKYDSAATPVIEILSSFGIGAVLWYGIRRVSDGAMTQGDLSAFIAALFMMYAPMKRLTKVSNTIQRSLGAAERVFELMDEVPEIADQPDAIQAPRAVGNIVFEHVGFSYGDEPVLHDLNLSIRAGEIAALVGPSGGGKSTVIGLLNRFYDPQQGAIHIDGYDIRQLTQDSLKQSMALVDQETFLFNDTVWNNIRYGRPEASDSEVEEAARQAYADEFVRAMPDGYETVIGDRGVRLSGGQRQRICIARAILRDAPILLLDEATSALDTESEATVQKALVNLMNNRTTIVVAHRLSTVMHADKIVVLEGGRIREIGRHQDLLSGDGLYRRLYEMQFADRD; encoded by the coding sequence TTGAAATACAATCCTAAACAACTTTATCAGCGCCTTTGGCGCTATTCCAAGCCTTATCTGCCCCGGGTGTTTCTGGCGATGTTCGCATCTATCGTGGTTTCCGGCGTGGATGTGGCAACCGCCAAGTTGGTGAAGCCCTTTGTCGATGATGTGCTGATGGCGGCCGACAGAGGTCTGGCCAATCTGGTACCGATCATCGTGATTGGTCTGGCTGTTTGCAAGGGAGGCGGGCGTTATATCCAGGAATATTTTATCAAGACTGCCGGTCAGATGGTGGTGCAGGATATCCGTAATGATCTCTATCGACATTCCATGAATCTCTCCATGGGATACTTTTCGCGCAGTTCCACGGGCAACGTGATGTCTCGCATCCTTAACGATGTCGGTGCCCTGCAGAGATCAGCCGCGGATGTCATGGTCGATGGCCTGCGGGAGAGTTTTACCCTTATGGGGCTGACTTTCGTGGCTTTTCAGAGCGATTGGCGTTTGGCCACCATTGCATTTCTGGTGATGCCTGTATCCATTGTTCCCGCAAGTGTCATCGGCAGACGTATCAAAGAAAACACCCGGCGGGGCCAACGCACCATGGGTACCTTGACCCGGGTTCTGCAGGAGAGTCTTGCCGGCATCAAAGTCATCAAGGCCTTTGGCTCCGAAGATCGGGAATGTCAGCGGTTCAGAACCGAGAACAAACGTTTCTATCATTTTATCCGTAAGGTTCTGAAGTACGATTCGGCGGCCACCCCAGTGATCGAGATCCTCTCGTCCTTCGGCATCGGCGCCGTTCTTTGGTACGGTATCCGCCGGGTCAGCGACGGAGCCATGACGCAGGGGGATTTGTCGGCGTTTATCGCCGCATTGTTCATGATGTATGCCCCCATGAAGCGTTTGACCAAGGTAAGCAATACCATCCAGCGGTCACTCGGTGCCGCGGAGCGGGTCTTTGAACTCATGGATGAAGTTCCCGAAATTGCCGATCAGCCCGATGCCATACAGGCGCCAAGAGCTGTCGGGAATATCGTTTTTGAGCATGTGGGTTTCTCGTATGGTGATGAGCCGGTGCTGCATGATCTTAATCTGTCGATTCGGGCCGGGGAAATTGCGGCCCTGGTCGGTCCGAGCGGCGGCGGTAAATCGACCGTTATCGGCCTTCTGAACCGTTTTTACGACCCGCAACAGGGTGCCATTCATATCGATGGGTACGATATCCGTCAATTGACCCAGGATAGCCTCAAACAGAGCATGGCCCTGGTCGATCAGGAAACCTTTTTGTTTAACGATACGGTGTGGAATAATATCCGTTACGGTCGTCCCGAAGCCAGCGATTCCGAAGTCGAAGAGGCTGCCAGGCAGGCTTATGCGGACGAGTTCGTGCGTGCCATGCCCGATGGGTATGAAACGGTTATCGGCGACCGGGGCGTCCGCCTGTCCGGCGGCCAGCGCCAGCGCATCTGCATTGCACGCGCCATTTTGCGCGATGCGCCGATTCTACTGCTTGACGAGGCGACCAGTGCCCTCGACACCGAAAGCGAAGCAACGGTGCAAAAAGCTCTCGTCAATCTTATGAACAACCGTACCACCATCGTTGTCGCGCATCGGCTATCCACCGTCATGCATGCCGACAAGATCGTGGTTCTGGAGGGTGGCCGTATTCGCGAAATCGGTCGCCATCAGGATTTGCTCTCCGGTGACGGTCTTTACCGGCGTCTGTATGAGATGCAATTCGCCGACCGGGATTGA